From Microtus ochrogaster isolate Prairie Vole_2 chromosome 17, MicOch1.0, whole genome shotgun sequence:
ACTGTCTCAGGAGAACCTGCAACCCCACAGTGGGTCTGGATGGCTAGCTGATGGACAAGGGATGCAGAGGGGAGAGTGGAGCAGATGGAGCTGCAGGAAGGGCCGGCATTTGGGGAGCCCATTACCCGGTTTTGTGTTGCTGTCTGAGCGAGTAAGCAGTCCTCACCCAGCTCCTCCCGCAGGAAGGCTGGAGCACTAAGTTTATCTCCACTCTGCTCAGAGTGCTGCTGTCTCTCCTCAttctcgctttctctctctcttttttaaccCTGCTCCTGGGCTGTGGCACCTACCCACCCTGTGCCAGGGAGACCACTTCCAGCATCCCATGTGCAGGCCCAGTGCGCAGACTTAGTCCTCAGTCTGGTGGTCTTCGGCTTAGCAAGGCCAGCCAGGCTTTTGTCTCCCTCCTGGACTGTAGTAGAAATAGCCAACTTCAGCCAGAGTGTCCCACTGCAAGGACAGACCCTACCCAAAGAGGAACCTTGGCCCTCACCTTCACTCCAGCGTGGTGAAACTAGAGCGAGACAAGTTACTAGTTGTGTGGCACTGGCCAGTTAGTCTTCTGTGTACTTTAGCCTTGTAACCGTGTGAGTGGGTATGTACATGAGTATGGGTGCCCATTGAGGCCAGAAACAtttgatcccctgaaactggagttagagctAGTTGTGAAGCcccctgacatgggtactgggaactgaactcaggtcctctgcgagagcagtacacacttctaactgctgagccatccctcagcTCCTGCTTTTGTCTCTACATCTGCAGAGTAGACATCAGAAACACCAACCACCACCTAGCATTGTGTCCAGGAGATGAGATAAATGAAGCAGGGTAGAGGGAGTTGGGTACTGGGAAAAGGAGTTCAGTATGTGAGCTCACACAGTCTGTGACTGGCCTCAcatcagagatcctcctacctacctcctcctaagtgttggaattacacTCAAGTAACACCACACACTGTTTGCTCTGGTCCTTTAAGAAGGTCTAGAACTCAGGCTAGGCTGGGGCAGTGGTCTCCTAGAAACTGAGGGACAACAGAAAAACCGCCTGGGATTTTGATAACACCCACAGAGGATAGTCAGGTAGAAAGGGGAAGGGTGGACTCTTCATTGGCTTCTCCCTTTGGCCCCTCTGTCTTTCCCAGCCCTTCCTTTCCTACTCTTACCCTTTCCCTTACAGCCTTCCTTATCTCTGCTGTTGTAGTCTGAATGTGAAGTGACCCCCCCTTGCTCCTgcacgcacgcgtgcgcgcgcagacacacacacacacacacacacacacacacacacacacacacacacgttcctgTGTTTGAACAGTTGGTGCCCAGCTGACAGTGCTGGTTTGATAGACTATGTAACTTATAGGAGTCGGAGTCGTCCTGGAGGAAATGGGTCTCTAAGGGTGGGCCTTGTGGTTGTTTTAGTTcagccacttcctgttttctgtctgttATCCAACTGTGACCAGTTTCCCAcacttctgccaccatgccttccgtGCCGAGACAAACGTGTCCCTTCTTAAAgcacaaacccttcctccctaaGCTTTGTGCTGATACACAGAGGCACTTGACACAGCAAAGGGAAAATAGTAAATAATCTGCCCCCTTCCCATTTCTGGGGGACATCTCGTGCTTACAAGTATTCATAACTGATTTTCTTGGATTCAGAGGTTTAAAAAGTATTCTACAATCAGTAATgatttttaagattgattttgtgtatgtgtgtatgtacatgtcaCAGTCCACAGGTGGAGAGCAGAAGACAGTTTGGGGGAGTTTCTTTCCTTTCGTGGTGTGAGTCCCAGTGATCAAACTGGGGTCGTCAAACtcagcagcaaacacctttacccactcagccaccTCTTAGACGTCAGTGATAATTtagtttctccctctctctctctctctctctctctctctctctctctctctctctctctcacacacacacacacacacacacacacacacatgaacaccatgcacacataccactTCACAGCccttccacccccccccaataTATCATACAAACACTGCAAAGCCCCTGGATGAACaggtacacacaccacacccaatTTTGATCTTATCAAAATTTTCAAGCTGTTTCTattcccattgtgtgtgtgtgtgtgtgtgtgtgaacctgcGGAGAACAAAGGCGAAACAAGGTCTTCTACAAtcgctctattttttttttattggggatTTAttcaaagccaggtggtggtggcacctttaatcccagcacttgaggcagaggtgggaggatctcagtgagttcaaggccggcctggtctatagagtaagttccaggacaggtagggatacatagaaagaccctgtctcaaaaacttttttttcattattcattttgttATATGCCTAAATGTTTTGTCAGCATGACTGCCTGTGCACCACGTTCATGCCGTATGGTGTTACGGCAGTTCtaaaccaccatgtgggcactgggaactgaacctgggtctcctcgagagcaataagtgctctctCAGCAGCTCAGTCAGCTTTCCAgccctttaaaaagaaagatttatttacttatttatatgtgtgccACGCACATGTCCATGTGCTGGTGTCTTTGGGAACTAGAGCCGGAGAGCAGCGCAccctcttaacccctgagccatctccccagctccagcctcccctttccttctttctacctCCGTTAGGTACCAGGTCAAGGGACTCTAGAATTAGAAAGACATAATGCCACCACTATCTAGCATGTAGTAGTTGTTCACGAGTGTCTGGTGAACTTAATTGgttctagaagaaaaaagaaataataactatagtggtgtattatttgtattttaataaataaatctttcctgatGACCAGAGGCAACGCTAAAGCTAaaggtcaggtaatggtgacacatacctttaatcccaggatttgggaggcagaggcagaaggatctctgtgagttcaaaaccaccctgggctacacaaaaaaaacacagaaacaaatacaggtagtggtggctcacacctttaatcctagttctagggagtcacacacctttaatcccagcactagagagtatgaaatgaggagagagaggcttaggctGCTTAGTCTACAGTCACACAGCCTTGGCAGAGGGTAAGACTTCTCTAGCAgcttggctgccttgcttttctggttttcgggttgaaagatttatttactaaaatacaaataatataccgcTATGAATGATTTTGGAATCAGAACCACTTTTGACATGTGTAACTCTAGACAAGTCATTTCACCCTTTTGGGCCTCCATTTTCTCAAGAGTCTAATTAATCACTTAGTCGCGTCTCCACGGGAGAAACCCTATGACTTTCGGGTTAGCGCAGTGCCCCAGCCCCACCTCTGAACAGGACAGGAACACGCCCCTCTGCGGCAAGTGGGTGCGATACCTCCTCCCGGCCGCACGATGGCGCAGAGCCCGCTGTGGAGCAGGGGCGCGGGGGACTCAGAGCGCAGCGGCCACTTTCCGGGCTGCCGCGGTGAGTGGATGCTGCAGGTATAGGAGGCTCCCCTCCTGGGCCCCCTGATCGCTCCTGGGAAGGGCGGCTGGGTGTCGCGGGGCGGTTTCAGCGGGCTGCGCCCTTGAATTGGAAAACCCTTGTAGCGCTAGGCAGAGCGGCGCTGGGAGCGGAGGACCCAGTCCGGCCCTGGACGTGAGCGCTCTCGGCCCGGCACTCACTCACGCTCCTCCCGTCGGACTCCACGAAGGCCAGGGATTCAAAAGTCACCGAAGACCTTTCCGCACGGACACGTGGGATTGTGGGCGCTCTCCGGGCCTATATTCTTATCCCGATCTTGTCTACCGCCCCTACAGGCTCTGCCATCTGTCACCCTGGCCCTTCTCTGTTTGGACGGTGTCTTCCTCTCCTCGGCCGAAAATGACTTTGTCCACCGGGTCCAGGAGGAGCTGGATCGCTTCCTGTTGCAGAAGCAGCTATCCAAGTACGGGGAACTAGGGGGCGACGTTAATGCTAGGAAGGGCAGGGTTTGCCCCTCTCCCAGGTTCTGTGCCCAGGTAACTGACTGGACCACTGGCCAGGCCCCGCCTGACTTGAGACTTTAGCCCCTGCCGCCTTATCCAGCCACATCTTTCCTTTGTATCCGAGCGTCATCCCACTCAAGCAAAAGTACCCACCCTCTTAGGAATGATGGGAACTGTAGCTCCCTGTGATCTACTTTGCAATTAGCCAGGGACCGGCTTGGTCAGAGTGTTAAGCCACCACAAACCTGGGAGTGGCCTCCGTGGGAATCAAGTCCAGAAACTGGACCTGCAGCCTTGGTGAAATACTCCGACTTAATACTTAGTTTGGTTCCTTCCCAGGGTCCTCCTTTTCCCCCCAGTCTCCAGCCGCCTGCGGTACCTGATCCATAGAACAGCAGAGACTTTTGATCTCTTGAGCAGCTTCTCTGTTGGGGAGGGCTGGAAGAGGAGGACCGTCGTCTGTCACCTGGACATCAGGTGCGTTTTCCTACCGCATGGAGGGCTCTcagcaattgattttttttttttttgatggttgGGCTAGCTGGCTAGCCAGGGAGGGTAGATCTTGGCAGAAACCAGGGCCAGGAACCCCCCAGTCGTGTGAAGTTGGGGTTGTCTTTTGCTCCATCGGGGATGCAGCTGACTTGGCTACATCAGCCATTCATGTTGGGCCAGAGTGCACACTAAAAGTAGCTGGACTAGGAAGGGTACATCTGCACCTCTCTCTGTGAGCGCGTGCTGCAGAGAGACCTTGGTTCAGGGGAAGAGTCTGTCAGCCTGTAGTCATCCCTAGTCCCGTGTGTATCTCACAACATGAACGTCTTATCACTGTGACTTTGATCCTAATAACAGCTCCTAAATGCAAGCATTAGCTGTCTTTCGTGTGTAACCAAAAATTCAGCACCCACTAATCTGATTGTAGTGTTCATGAGGGAGCCCCTTTGGGTGTGTCAGGATTTTTGCCTTTGCCACAGTGCCTTTGTAAGAGATTCTTTTGAGGGTCATTTTGGTTGTGACCTTTGCTTAATGCTGACCTGGCAGTGTCGTGGCTCCAGTAAGTCATTTTGCTGTAGACTCAGACATGCTCTGAATCTTCTGTTCCTACTCCAGGGTACCCAGTTCAGATGTCCCCTCTGGTCCCTGCTGCCCTCCTGCCTCCCATCCCAGCAAGTACCGTGGTCCCCGGAACACCTCACATCAGGGAGGAGCTGCTGGTTCTCGAGGTGTTCCTCCTGGCCGGTGGCATCGTGGATGGAAGCCGAAGCCGGATCAACCTTTGTATGTGCCCCCCGTGCGACGCAGGCAAGATGAACCGGTAGCACCCTCCATCCGAGGCCTCAGGGGAGAGGCCCCAGCTGGTGGAGTTTCAGAAGAGCCTAGGGGGGCTGGGGACCCTGAAGCTGACCAGGCAGTTCCCACGTTGGTGACTCTGGGAACCGCGAAGAGCGCTGATTCAGGCTATGCAAATCATTCACAGCTGGAGCTGGCTGACCCTGAGCCCTCCCAGAATCCTTCTGAGAAGGAACAAGGGGTGGagagagccaggcagcaggggTCCAGCCCACAGCTGGCCTTGGAGGAGGAAAGTAGGAGTCGGCTGGTGCAGAGTCTGGTGGaccaagaggaggaaaagggagagggaaaggagaaagagaaggtgggTCAGGAAGAAGAGGGTGTAGGCAAGCagaaggggaaggtggaggaggaggaag
This genomic window contains:
- the R3hcc1 gene encoding R3H and coiled-coil domain-containing protein 1 — its product is MLQALPSVTLALLCLDGVFLSSAENDFVHRVQEELDRFLLQKQLSKVLLFPPVSSRLRYLIHRTAETFDLLSSFSVGEGWKRRTVVCHLDIRVPSSDVPSGPCCPPASHPSKYRGPRNTSHQGGAAGSRGVPPGRWHRGWKPKPDQPLYVPPVRRRQDEPVAPSIRGLRGEAPAGGVSEEPRGAGDPEADQAVPTLVTLGTAKSADSGYANHSQLELADPEPSQNPSEKEQGVERARQQGSSPQLALEEESRSRLVQSLVDQEEEKGEGKEKEKVGQEEEGVGKQKGKVEEEEEKPDEQKGKVEEEEKVDEEEEKMHEEEEDDDTHHDCFSELLQEITANLTEKEIEVEKIHLDTSSFAEELPGERDLAHVVEIYDFKPTLKTEDLLAIFSEFQEKGFKIQWVDDTHAIGIFPCQASAAEALAKDFSMLKIRPLTQGTKQSKLKALQRPKLLQLAKERPQTDSAVARRLVARALGLQHNRRKELPAAPSLLPS